The proteins below come from a single Stomoxys calcitrans chromosome 1, idStoCalc2.1, whole genome shotgun sequence genomic window:
- the LOC106094045 gene encoding general transcription factor IIH subunit 4: MNDFKSSSSSRHGGSSSSAAQSSLLVSKPANLQCKDFQEYLRTRNPETLEKLYNYPTICLAVYREMPEIARQFVIRILFVEQPVPQAVVASWGSQYYAKEQAVSTSILTELNVWRTTAIPGGLSAWELCPTFKKNLKIALLGGGKPWSMSHTLEKDSKPRDIAFLDQYAMSRWRCVLHYMVGTGGANKAQGSEVISPDAVRILLHANLMKRDETGITITRQGFQFLLLDTQSQVWHFMLMYLDTCEERGLSLPECLSMLFQLSFSTLGRDYSSEGMNAKMLAFLQHLREFGLVFQRKRKEGRFYPTRLALNVTNKAATVPAVILEDEKSQESGYIVVETNYRVYAYTDSPLQVAVLGLFTELLYRFPNLVVGVLTRDSVRQALRGGITADQIISYLEQYSHPNMKLTESAIKSKSPLPPTVVDQIKLWEMERNRFTYTEGVVYNQFLSQADFVTLRDYAQSISVLVWQNERTRTMVVTKNGHDDVKKYWKRYSKSGS; this comes from the exons ATGAACGATTTCAAATCGTCGTCCTCATCACGCCATGGCGGATCATCTTCATCAGCAGCACAGAGTTCCTTGCTGGTCTCGAAACCAGCCAACTTACAATGTAAAGATTTCCAAGAATACCTACGAACCAGGAATCCAGAGACACTGGAAAAGCTCTATAATTATCCCACAATTTGTTTAGCAGTATACAGGGAAATGCCAGAAATTGCAAGGCAATTTGTAATACGCATATTATTTGTGGAACAGCCCGTACCACAGGCTGTGGTGGCTTCTTGGGGTTCTCAgtattatgccaa AGAGCAAGCTGTTTCCACTAGTATTTTGACGGAACTCAATGTTTGGCGCACCACTGCCATACCAGGAGGTTTATCAGCATGGGAATTATGCCCCACTTTTAAAAAGAACTTAAAAATTGCTCTTTTGGGTGGTGGCAAGCCATGGTCCATGTCTCATACGTTAGAAAAAGATTCCAAGCCTCGAGATATTGCCTTCTTGGATCAATATGCCATGTCTAGATGGCGTTGTGTATTGCACTATATGGTTGGAACTGGCGGAGCCAATAAAGCCCAAGGTAGTGAAGTTATAAGTCCCGATGCGGTGAGAATTCTTTTACATGCCAATTTAATGAAGCGAGATGAAACTGGCATCACCATAACACGCCAAGGTTTTCAATTTCTGCTGCTGGACACCCAGTCTCAGGTGTGGCATTTTATGCTCATGTATTTGGACACCTGTGAGGAGAGAGGACTATCACTGCCCGAATGTTTGAGCATGTTGTTCCAATTGAGTTTTTCCACATTGGGCAGAGACTACAGTTCGGAAGGAATGAATGCTAAAATGTTGGCATTTCTTCAACATTTGCGAGAATTTGGTTTGGTATTTCAACGAAAACGCAAGGAGGGTAGGTTTTATCCCACCCGTCTGGCACTTAATGTTACAAACAAGGCGGCCACTGTACCTGCCGTAATATTAGAGGATGAAAAATCACAAGAAAGTGGTTACATAGTTGTAGAAACCAATTATCGTGTGTATGCTTATACCGACTCACCTTTGCAAGTGGCTGTACTGGGTCTATTTACCGAATTACTATATCGATTTCCCAATCTGGTGGTAGGAGTTCTTACCAGAGATTCAGTGCGCCAGGCTTTAAGAGGTGGCATTACAGCGGATCAAATAATTAGCTATTTGGAGCAATATTCCCATCCAAATATGAAATTAACCGAATCAGCTATAAAATCGAAATCTCCATTGCCGCCCACAGTGGTGGATCAAATCAAACTATGGGAAATGGAACGTAATCGTTTCACCTACACCGAGGGCGTGGTGTACAATCAATTTTTATCGCAGGCTGATTTTGTTACCTTGAGGGACTATGCCCAATCCATAAGTGTGCTGGTGTGGCAAAATGAACGCACACGAACAATGGTGGTCACCAAGAACGGGCATGACGATGTGAAGAAATACTGGAAACGTTATTCAAAGAGTGGCAGTTAA
- the LOC106094043 gene encoding probable Ufm1-specific protease 2 — translation MLPKLKISALLLKRLEQVKQQCSGCLFGVFYGEGTLLLLGFNVESTIGQLNYEQIQHKFPAEVDLCGLVKFGDCSDAEAHLSEVFKDVDITDNPILLHCELGTLVGLKASFLMHGKLEHVPYEVMDEDQLYRDFCFTRLKCSWTIYTEDNALSVRREMHALRKTISGGSIAFNVQPTKVFITNGGAQGTPYSGHKGTINNDSYITEVISSVQAAVHFGQDNKENVAEKKSKKTSQSDIKLSNIYGALGCEFDVINIEVLRSKTREFSDADNTTNTLPSMSMCLKPAEKRFAVPVELEPMAILNKNIKVSRLYDILIESICRSLRLCEQSISESLEESQSNKLRVPKVYNFYPKEFGHFISCCYLDNISDDDASMQNKRKRLHRHSGLPVTRPYFRRTNVCIFRNEISTQEPLLNTHVGLKASGVSEGKQYLVQGYYHYYHYLQQQMQDNGWGCAYRSLQTICSWFLLQGYTERAVPTHLEIQQHLVKIGDKPLSFKGSSQWIGSTEVGMCLQGFLNVESKIQHVTSGGDLSTIASDLAMHFQTQGTPIMIGGGVLAHTIIGIDYNVQTGQIKFLILDPHYTGEDDLQIIQSKGWCGWKGMDFWDKKSYYNLCLPQRPIMF, via the exons ATGTTAccaaaattaaagatttccgctctacttttaaag CGTTTGGAACAAGTAAAACAACAATGCAGTGGTTGTTTATTTGGGGTATTCTATGGAGAAGGGACTCTCTTATTGCTGGGATTTAATGTTGAGTCTACAATTGGACAGCTGAATTACGAACAAATACAGCATAAGTTCCCAGCAGAGGTGGACTTGTGCGGCTTGGTTAAATTTGGCGACTGCTCGGATGCTGAGGCTCACTTAAGTGAAGTCTTTAAGGATGTAGATATTACCGACAACCCCATACTTTTGCATTGCGAATTAGGTACATTGGTGGGGTTGAAGGCATCATTTTTAATGCATGGCAAACTGGAACATGTTCCCTACGAAGTAATGGATGAGGATCAGTTGTACAGAGACTTCTGTTTCACTCGTCTCAAGTGTTCGTGGACCATCTACACAGAGGACAATGCACTGTCGGTTCGCCGGGAAATGCATGCCCTAAGAAAAACTATCTCCGGTGGTAGCATAGCCTTTAATGTACAGCCTACAAAGGTTTTCATAACCAATGGTGGTGCTCAGGGcacaccatattcgggacacAAGGGAACCATAAACAATGACTCCTATATCACTGAAGTTATAAGCTCCGTGCAGGCAGCGGTGCATTTTGGCCAAGATAATAAAGAGAATGTTGCTGAAAAAAAGAGCAAGAAAACGTCGCAGAGCGATATTAAATTGAGTAACATCTACGGCGCTTTGGGATGTGAATTTGATGTAATCAATATTGAAGTTCTGCGCTCTAAAACAAGAGAGTTTTCTGATGCAGATAATACAACAAACACACTGCCATCCATGAGTATGTGCCTGAAACCAGCGGAAAAGAGATTTGCCGTGCCCGTAGAACTGGAGCCCATGgccattttaaacaaaaatataaaagtatCGAGATTATATGACATATTGATTGAAAGTATATGTAGATCTTTGCGTTTGTGCGAGCAAAGTATAAGCGAGAGCTTGGAAGAGAGTCAATCGAATAAATTGAGGGTACCAAAAGTCTACAATTTTTACCCAAAG GAGTTTGGCCATTTTATTTCTTGTTGCTATTTGGATAATATTTCCGATGATGATGCTAGCATGCAAAATAAGCGCAAACGTTTACACCGCCATTCGGGCTTGCCAGTTACACGTCCCTATTTCCGACGAACCAATGTTTGCATATTCCGCAATGAAATCTCAACTCAAGAGCCCTTGCTCAACACACATGTGGGCCTTAAGGCCAGTGGTGTGAGCGAGGGTAAACAGTATCTGGTGCAGGGCTACTACCACTACTACCATTATCTGCAACAGCAAATGCAAGACAATGGCTGGGGCTGTGCCTATAGATCACTGCAGACGATATGTTCATGGTTCTTGTTACAGGGTTATACCGAACGGGCAGTACCTACACATTTGGAGATACAGCAGCATTTGGTAAAGATAGGGGATAAGCCACTGAGTTTTAAGGGTTCATCCCAATGGATAG GTTCGACTGAAGTTGGAATGTGTCTGCAGGGTTTCCTAAATGTAGAGTCTAAAATTCAGCATGTGACATCTGGAGGTGATCTCTCAACAATTGCATCCGATTTAGCAATGCATTTCCAAACTCAGGGCACACCCATTATGATTGGTGGAGGAGTCTTGGCCCACACCATTATTGGCATTGACTACAATGTCCAAACGGGACAAATTAAATTCCTAATTTTAGATCCTCATTACACAGGAGAAGATGACTTGCAAATTATACAGTCTAAAGGTTGGTGCGGATGGAAGGGTATGGATTTCTGGGACAAAAAGAGCTACTACAATCTGTGCCTGCCACAAAGGCCCATTATGTTTTAA
- the LOC106094047 gene encoding ubiquitin-conjugating enzyme E2 R2, whose product MSHSLASTSNSPLATPSSSAVRALALEYKSLQEEPVEGFRVKLVNEDNLFEWEVAIFGPPDTLYQGGYFKAHMKFPPDYPYSPPSIRFLTKVWHPNVYENGDLCISILHPPVDDPQSGELPCERWNPTQNVRTILLSVISLLNEPNTYSPANVDASVMYRRWRDSQGKDNEYPNIIRKQALAANADAIKEGIVVPMTLEDYCIKPKRKEPTEPTLDSNFFDDVFDLETEDDLPTDDDDDDDDDEDDDIDDDDDADNADDSGKGETT is encoded by the exons ATGTCACATTCTTTGGCCTCCACATCAAATTCTCCCTTGGCCACACCCAGCAGTTCGGCTGTACGTGCTTTGGCTCTCGAATACAAATCCTTGCAAGAAGAACCAGTTGAGGGATTCCGTGTTAAGCTTGTGAATGAGGATAATCTATTTGAATGGGAGGTAGCCATATTTGGTCCTCCCGATACCCTTTATCAGGGTGGTTACTTTAAGGCACACATGAAGTTTCCGCCCGACTATCCCTATTCACCTCCATCTATACGTTTTCTAACAAAAGTATGGCACCCTAATGTTTATGAGAACGGAGACCTATGCATATCCATATTACATCCACCAGTTGATGATCCACAGAGTGGAGAGCTGCCGTGCGAACGCTGGAATCCTACACAAAATGTACGCACTATACTGCTATCGGTGATTTCATTGCTCAATGAACCCAACACATATTCGCCAGCGAATGTCGATGCGTCGGTTATGTATCGTCGATGGAGAGATTCTCAG GGTAAAGATAATGAATATCCCAATATAATACGCAAGCAAGCATTGGCTGCTAATGCCGATGCCATTAAAGAAGGTATCGTTGTGCCCATGACCTTGGAGGACTATTGCATTAAACCCAAGAGAAAAGAGCCCACAGAACCAACGCTTGACTCGAATTTCTTCGATGATGTATTCGATCTGGAAACCGAAGATGATTTGCCaaccgatgatgatgatgatgatgacgatgacgaggACGACGACatagatgatgatgacgatgcaGACAATGCAGACGATAGCGGCAAGGGCGAAACAACATAA